The Pukyongia salina genome segment CGTTATTCCTTCTTTCTCCGTTTAACGGATCTGTATTGAACATGGCGAGTCAGGAAAGCCATGCCGTGACCAAAGATAGAATCACGCCACTTGCATTAAAAGCTCTGTACACAATCAATGAAATGCAATTTGTTGTTCCGGAGGAATTAAAAAAAGGGACTTTAACTATTGAAAGTAATAATGTGTCGGGAAATACAACAGATGATGCCTTACAACTAAAAATAAAAATTGCTACTCATGAAAAAGTGATCACCGTATTTGGAAATAAACAAAAAATTGGCGTACCGATCACAGAACTTGTTGGAGGATATAAGTTTACAATATCATATGGTGGTATTCCACATAGTCTTCCGTTTAATATTGAACTACAAAAATTTAAAGCCGACAAATATCCCGGTACTACCAATAGCTATGCGGGTTTTAGGAGTGATGTCCAGGTTTCGGATCCGGAGAATATCTTCGAGGCAGCTATTTTTATGAATCACGTGCTGGACTATAAAGGCTATCGATTTTTTCAAGCTTCATTCCATCCGGACGAACAAGGAACCATATTAGCCGTAAATCATGACAGAGTTGGTACATGGGTAACATATATAGGCTACTTTTCTTTATTCCTGGGATTACTAATGATCCTCTTTAGCAAACACACCAGATTCGGTATAATTACTAATCAGCTTAGAATATTGGAGCAGAAATCAAGCAAGAAATTTGTGGTATGTCTATTTCTTTTTAGCCTGGGATATGGACATGCCCAAAAAGATTCTCTACCACATAAAGAAGTACAACAGAAACTAGACTCCATTGTATTAAAGCACCGAGTACCGGAACAATTGGCCATGAAATTCGGGAGCTTGGTAATTCAGGATATAGATGGGCGTATGATGCCCATCAACACATTTTCTTCAGAGATTCTGCGGAAGATCAGTAAACAGGACCATTATTTAGATCTAAATTCCGATCAAGTTTTAATCTCGATGATCCAGTTTCCGGAATTATGGTATAATATACCCTTAATCTATGTGAAACAGGATAATGATAGTCTTAGAAGTGTCTTAGGCGTAAAAGGAATCGATAAACATATTTCCCTGTCAAATTTTTTTAAAGAGGATGGTTCCTACAAATTAAGCAAATTTGTGAATACCGCATATATGTCGGCCGTTCCCAATCAATTCGAAAAGGATTTTATAGAAGTAGACCAGAGGGTAAATTTATTTTATAACAATTTAAGTGGAGCAGTCTTAAAACTATTTCCGGTGCCAAACGACCCAAATAACAAATGGATTGCACCCACCGACTTACAACAGCATCTAATTCCATCAAAGGATTCTTTATTTATTTCACAAATTATCCCCTTGTATGCCTCAAGTCTGAACGAAGCACAAAACCAACATAATTATGATGAGTCAAATTTTCTTCTAAATACTATCGAGAAGTATCAATTAAAATATGGCGCCGGGGTAAGACCAAGTGACAGCCAGATCAAAGCCGAAATCGCATATAACAAATACGATATTTTTAAAAAGCTCTTTTCCTGGTATTTATACGCGGGGGTTCTCATGCTAATAAGCGCCTTACTGTTTATGTTCCAAAAAAATAAAATACTTTCTACTTTGGTATTCATATCAAAGGCACTCATTTATGTCTGCTTTTTTTTGCATTCATTAGGACTGGTTATGCGTTGGTATGTATCGGGTCATGCACCATGGAGTGACGCTTACGAATCCATAATCTATATTAGTTGGGCAACTATGCTCTTTGGGCTAATTTTGGGACGAAAATCCAAATTAACCCTTGCCGTGACATCCTTTGTTGTCTCGATGATATTGATGGTTGCTCACTGGAATTGGTTAGACCCCTCCATTGCTAATTTACAGCCGGTGTTGAATTCGTATTGGTTGATGATTCATGTTGCAATTATAGTGGCTAGTTATGGGCCATTCGCCATAGGGATGATTTTGGGGTTTTTAAGCTTAGTGCTCATGACATTCCTCCACAAAAACAATCATGAAATTTTAAAGCTGAATATTAAAAAATTATTATTGATTAACGAATCTGCCCTAACAATAGGTTTGGTATTATTGACCATAGGGAACTTCCTGGGAGCGATGTGGGCAAATGAAAGTTGGGGACGATACTGGGCCTGGGATCCCAAAGAAACCTGGGCCCTAATAAGCATACTGCTGTATGCACTCATTATACATTTAAGGCTTCTGCCAAAATTAAAAAGCAAATGGCTATTTGCTACAGTAAGCGTAATTGCCTTTTACAGTATCCTGATGACTTATTTTGGTGTGAATTTTTACTTGTCCGGACTTCATTCTTATGCTAAAGGGGATAATATTGTCACGCCCGGGTTTGTATATTATTCATTAGCAATAATTATAGTTGTAGCAATACTAGCATATAGAAAACAACTTAAATATAAACTTTAAATATCGAGATGTGCTTTGATTCTTTTCAATAAAAGTAACAATAAGTCTATTTCCTCCTTATGAGTTCTAAAGGATAAAATCGCAGCACGCAATGTTAACTTATTGTCTAAAATGGTGGAGGAAATAAATATTCTACCATCATTTTTTATGTAATCTAAAACGAACTTATTTAATACATCACTTTCATGACCTTTAATCTCCAGTCTGAAAACTACAACGCTTAAATCCGGTTCACATAGTACTTTATATCCAATGGAAATAAGTTGTTGATACAGGTAATATGCTAAATATAACTTTTCATCCAGGTAATCTCCGAATACCTGCTCCCCGTATAATTTAAGTGGTAGCCACATCCGAAGCCCTCTGAAGTGTTTACTTAATTCTGGCGAAAGATCGGCAGGTGACAATTGCGATTCTGTCATCGCATCACGCATATAATTGGCCTTATAAGTATGTGCAGCCATGAGGTGCTTGACATTTTTTACTAACACCATGCCCAAACCATAGGGCATAAACAATCCTTTATGAGGGTCTAAAATTACCGAATCTGCCAATTCTAATCCTTTAAGCTTGTCTTTACCTAAGGCAGTTAACATAAAATATCCACCATAGGCAGCGTCCACATGATACCATAGGTCAAATTCTTTGGCAATACTACTTAATTCCAATAAAGGATCTACAGCTCCCACGTCTGTTGATCCTCCGTTAGCTATTAAGAGAAAAGGGACAAGCCCTTCTTCAGTATCTTTCTCTATCTGGAGTTTTAAAGCATCCAGAGAGATTTTAAATTGTGGATCCAGAGAGATTTCTCTAACAATACTTGTCTCTAACCCTATTACCTTTAAAGCCTTTTGAATACTGTGATGGGTCTGTGAAGAACAATAAATCACACCTTTATCTACATTGGTGTTATCCACACCTTTGTGATGTTTTGCAGTATGAAGCGCTATTAGGTTGGCCATACTACCACCGGAAGTCAAATTACCACCGTAACCTTCCTTATATCCAATTAATTTGGCTGTCCAGTCTATCAAAGCATCTTCCATTCTAACAGCGCCGGGAGAAGCATAAAATATTCCGGCATATCTGTTCGTGACGGCTGCCAGATAATCACCAAGGGCGGCGCTGTAAATTCCACCTCCCGGAATATAGCCCAAATGACCACCGGATGCAGGGTTTAGTCCTGTATTAAGCACTCGATCCTGGTAAAATTCAAGAATTTGGTCAATTGTGGTTTTATTCTCATCAATTAGGAAGAACAAATCATCTTCTTTATCCTTATGTGTGTTATTCTGAAATGCCTTTTGACTATTTAGGGTAGATAAAAAATGTTCGGAAAAATTATTGATTTTTTCAAAAAGTAACTGTCTTTCACCAGTTGATTCTTCTAGTACATAAACGTTACTTTCGCTGCCTGATGTTCCATCTGTCATTAGTATATATGTATTATTACTAAGGTGATCAAAACTGATATCCTGTTTGAATGTTGTCTTTTTTCACACCTAGGTTAATTAAAAATGATTTGATATCAATTTCGAAATGCATGGGACCACAGATATAAAATTTCTGTTCCGAAATGGATATAAATTCCGACAAATACTCCTGATTGACTTTTCCAAAATAAAAATTTTTGTATTTGGTTCTGCTCAGGAAAATCAATAATTTGGAATGGAATAATTGTTTCAATTTTTTATAAAACAATATATCATCCTTCGTTTTATTGGCGTAGATAAGACTATGGTGCTTTTTTATATCAATTCCTTTATCTTCCATCTCCTTAAATATCGGCAAAAAGGGCGTAATACCAGTCCCGGCGGCAATAAAAGTCCCGCACCCATTATATGTATACACATCCCATGCGTTGGATAGCTGAATTGTATCGTTAGGCACTAACTGAGCTATACCTTTGGAAAGTCCATTTTTTCTTGGATAAACTTTTATAATAAATTCCAGGTAGTCATCATCTGGTACATTTGATAACGTAAAAGAAGACACCGATAATTCATAACCGGGTTTATCAATACTCATATCAACTGCTTGCCCTATTTTGAAAATGTATTTATATGGTTTTGTAATTCGCAATAAAATTACATCGTGATTAATATTTAGGATGCTTATAACTTTCGATTTATAAGGAAAAATAAAACCCATACAGCTACTTCTAATTGTATTGTTTTGGATGCATTATTAGAACGATAGTTACAAATAATAGTTAAACAAAGAAGCAATCGGAGTTATCATATTTTTTATCACTTCACTAAATATATTGCTCAATGAAAGTCGGGGAAGCTTTGCTTCATCTCCCTGTGTCACCCTGAACTTGATTCAGGGTCTATTTTATTCCCAAGATTACGCTCGTACCTCGCGTGATGCTGATTGGAGGGGTGTTGCTCAATGAAAGTCGGGGAAGTTTTGCTTCATCTCCCTGTGTCACCCTGAACTTGATTCAGGGTCTATTTCATTCCCAGGATTACGCTCGTACCTCGCGTGATCCTGATTGGGGGGTGAAGCTCAATGAAAGTCGGGGAAGCTTTGCTTCACCTCCCTCTGTCACCCTGAACTTGATTCAGGGTCTATTTCATTCCCAGGATTACGCTCGTACCTCGCGTGATCCTGATTGGGGGGTGAAGCTCAATGAAAGTCGGGGAAGCTTTGCTTCCCTTACTTTTTTATTCCCACCGCGGCCGTGAAGCCAGCTTCAGCCTTGTGGAAATAAAAAAGTCGGACACTTTCTGTGTCCGACTTTCATTGGTCGGGGTGGCAGGATTCGAACCTGCGACCTCCTGCTCCCAAA includes the following:
- a CDS encoding pyridoxal phosphate-dependent decarboxylase family protein, which produces MTDGTSGSESNVYVLEESTGERQLLFEKINNFSEHFLSTLNSQKAFQNNTHKDKEDDLFFLIDENKTTIDQILEFYQDRVLNTGLNPASGGHLGYIPGGGIYSAALGDYLAAVTNRYAGIFYASPGAVRMEDALIDWTAKLIGYKEGYGGNLTSGGSMANLIALHTAKHHKGVDNTNVDKGVIYCSSQTHHSIQKALKVIGLETSIVREISLDPQFKISLDALKLQIEKDTEEGLVPFLLIANGGSTDVGAVDPLLELSSIAKEFDLWYHVDAAYGGYFMLTALGKDKLKGLELADSVILDPHKGLFMPYGLGMVLVKNVKHLMAAHTYKANYMRDAMTESQLSPADLSPELSKHFRGLRMWLPLKLYGEQVFGDYLDEKLYLAYYLYQQLISIGYKVLCEPDLSVVVFRLEIKGHESDVLNKFVLDYIKNDGRIFISSTILDNKLTLRAAILSFRTHKEEIDLLLLLLKRIKAHLDI
- the ccsA gene encoding cytochrome c biogenesis protein CcsA, with translation MFLQSLWLMVTLFILMAAAMGVATFIEHDSGSNTARILVYNSWWFEGLMVLFVVNFFSNIKRYALTYRTKLPVLLVHLSLVLIILGAFISRYYGFEGLMSIREGQRTREMLIDKAHLNVTIEKPVGDKLIKQSLSKPLLLSQQTPIHNSFSIETHVDNQRIEIEYLKFIENANNVLLNDEMGENYLKIVSVINGKKQDIYIKEGEVVAVQNGKFALNRPTKDAVNFLIRNESLFLLSPFNGSVLNMASQESHAVTKDRITPLALKALYTINEMQFVVPEELKKGTLTIESNNVSGNTTDDALQLKIKIATHEKVITVFGNKQKIGVPITELVGGYKFTISYGGIPHSLPFNIELQKFKADKYPGTTNSYAGFRSDVQVSDPENIFEAAIFMNHVLDYKGYRFFQASFHPDEQGTILAVNHDRVGTWVTYIGYFSLFLGLLMILFSKHTRFGIITNQLRILEQKSSKKFVVCLFLFSLGYGHAQKDSLPHKEVQQKLDSIVLKHRVPEQLAMKFGSLVIQDIDGRMMPINTFSSEILRKISKQDHYLDLNSDQVLISMIQFPELWYNIPLIYVKQDNDSLRSVLGVKGIDKHISLSNFFKEDGSYKLSKFVNTAYMSAVPNQFEKDFIEVDQRVNLFYNNLSGAVLKLFPVPNDPNNKWIAPTDLQQHLIPSKDSLFISQIIPLYASSLNEAQNQHNYDESNFLLNTIEKYQLKYGAGVRPSDSQIKAEIAYNKYDIFKKLFSWYLYAGVLMLISALLFMFQKNKILSTLVFISKALIYVCFFLHSLGLVMRWYVSGHAPWSDAYESIIYISWATMLFGLILGRKSKLTLAVTSFVVSMILMVAHWNWLDPSIANLQPVLNSYWLMIHVAIIVASYGPFAIGMILGFLSLVLMTFLHKNNHEILKLNIKKLLLINESALTIGLVLLTIGNFLGAMWANESWGRYWAWDPKETWALISILLYALIIHLRLLPKLKSKWLFATVSVIAFYSILMTYFGVNFYLSGLHSYAKGDNIVTPGFVYYSLAIIIVVAILAYRKQLKYKL
- a CDS encoding FAD-binding oxidoreductase — encoded protein: MGFIFPYKSKVISILNINHDVILLRITKPYKYIFKIGQAVDMSIDKPGYELSVSSFTLSNVPDDDYLEFIIKVYPRKNGLSKGIAQLVPNDTIQLSNAWDVYTYNGCGTFIAAGTGITPFLPIFKEMEDKGIDIKKHHSLIYANKTKDDILFYKKLKQLFHSKLLIFLSRTKYKNFYFGKVNQEYLSEFISISEQKFYICGPMHFEIDIKSFLINLGVKKDNIQTGYQF